In one Lolium rigidum isolate FL_2022 chromosome 3, APGP_CSIRO_Lrig_0.1, whole genome shotgun sequence genomic region, the following are encoded:
- the LOC124694471 gene encoding putative ALA-interacting subunit 4, producing MSIRVSGMPLVDLTHNGDEVGPNDVFGCWSRSMDPSERDGGSRKSNKPKYSKFSQQELPACKPLLTPKLVVTIFSLMAVLFIPIGLAALFASLQVVELVERYDVSCVPVDDKIAFIQNSKIDKTCNVTLQVPKYMKSPILVYYQIGNFYQNHRRYVRSRNDKQLRYKNVHLGKECEPEGHAAGGAPIVPCGLAAWSLFNDTFTVKVNGKTIEVNKKDIAWKSDKKHKFGNDIYPSNFQKGRLIGGAKLNESIPLSEQEDLIVWMRTAAFPTFRKLYGRIEKEIMAEDNITVVIQNNYNTYSFGGSKAVVFSTASWIGGRNNFIGIAYLTIGGLCLFLALGFTVLYMVKARYVS from the exons atgtccatccgcgtgaGCGGCATGCCGCTCGTTGACCTCACGCACAACGGCGATGAAGTTGGTCCCAACGACGTG TTTGGTTGCTGGAGCAGATCGATGGATCCTTCGGAACGGGATGGCGGCTCAAGGAAATCCAATAAGCCCAAAT ATTCCAAGTTTTCCCAGCAGGAGCTTCCAGCATGCAAGCCGCTACTGACACCTAAACTT GTTGTTACGATCTTCTCGCTCATGGCCGTCCTATTCATTCCGATTGGGCTTGCGGCTCTGTTCGCCTCGCTACAG GTTGTCGAACTGGTGGAGAGATATGATGTAAGCTGTGTGCCCGTGGATGATAAGATCGCCTTCATTCAGAACTCCAAGATTGACAAAACGTGCAACGTCACACTGCAG GTGCCTAAATACATGAAGAGTCCAATCCTTGTGTATTACCAGATTGGTAACTTCTATCAAAACCATCGAAG ATACGTGCGAAGTCGAAATGACAAGCAACTGCGGTATAAGAATGTTCACTTGGGAAAAGAATGTGAACCTGAAGGGCATGCCGCTGGTGGTGCTCCAATTGTTCCATGTGGACTTGCTGCTTGGAGTCTGTTCAACGACACATTTACAGTTAAGGTCAATGGGAAGACTATtgaagtgaataagaaggatataGCTTGGAAGAGTGACAAAAAGCATAAATTCGGCAATGATATCTATCCTAGTAATTTCCAGAAGGGGCGTCTCATAGGTGGTGCTAAGCTAAACGAGAGCATACCA TTAAGTGAGCAAGAAGATCTCATTGTTTGGATGAGAACCGCTGCCTTCCCAACTTTCAGAAAGCTATATGGCAGGATTGAAAAAGAGATCATGGCAGAGGATAATATAACAGTGGTTATACAGAATAACTACAACACATATAGCTTTGGAGGATCAAAAGCGGTGGTCTTTTCTACTGCATCTTGGATTGGAGGAAGAAATAACTTCATTGGTATTGCGTATCTGACTATTGGTGGTTTGTGCCTTTTCCTTGCTCTCGGGTTCACAGTTTTGTACATGGTTAAGGCAAGGTATGTTTCGTGA